Part of the Paenibacillus sp. JNUCC32 genome is shown below.
CCGACAACGATCGTGATGGGAATCATGGAAGGGATCGTGATATGAAGCGTTTGTTTCAGGCGTCCCGCTCCATCGATTTCCGCGGCTTCGTACAGGGTCGGGCTAACGCCGGCCAGCGCAGCCAGGAATACAATCGTATTGTAGCCAAACTCCTTCCAAACGTCGGATACGATCACCGTGAACCGGAACCAGTTATTGTCTCCGAGAAAAAAGATCGGATCGATGCCGACAGCGGCCAGAATTCGATTAACAAAGCCGTCGACGGCGAGCATTTCGATCAAAATTCCGCCCAGGATGACCCAGGACAAAAAGTGGGGCAAATACACCATCGTTTGGATGCTCCGCTGAAGCGCCGTTTTTCGGATTTCATTCAGCAGAATGGCAAACACGAACGGAATCAGCAGATTGAACACGATTTTCATCACCGCGATGACAAAGGTGTTCCATATGACCTGCATGCTGTCCTGCCTTTCAAACAAGTATCGGAAATTGTCCAAGCCCACCCATGCGGAGCCGCCAACGCCCTCCCACGGCTTATAGTCCTGAAAAGCCATAATGATGCCGCCCATCGGCAAATAACTGAACAAGAACAGACAGATAAGGGCCGGCAGCAGCATGACGTGGAAAGGCCACGTTTTTTTCATCCTCTTCATCCAAGATCCTCCCGTTAAATCAATCTACCTCTTGATTATAGGACCCGTCCC
Proteins encoded:
- a CDS encoding ABC transporter permease codes for the protein MKRMKKTWPFHVMLLPALICLFLFSYLPMGGIIMAFQDYKPWEGVGGSAWVGLDNFRYLFERQDSMQVIWNTFVIAVMKIVFNLLIPFVFAILLNEIRKTALQRSIQTMVYLPHFLSWVILGGILIEMLAVDGFVNRILAAVGIDPIFFLGDNNWFRFTVIVSDVWKEFGYNTIVFLAALAGVSPTLYEAAEIDGAGRLKQTLHITIPSMIPITIVVGTLALGNILNAGFDQIFNLYNPLVYEKGDIIDTFVYRTAILNGEMGFGTAIGLFKSVISMVLILVSYRLAYKWAGYRIF